The genomic interval AAGGCGACAACCTCTTTCGACGTGGCTGGCCCCTGGGACTGGGTAACGAAGGAGTAGCTGCCGGTCTTGCGAATGGTCGGCAGCACCTCTGCCGTGATCCACTTGCGAAACGGCTTGGCCTGTGGCTTGTTGGAGCGAAGCACCAGGGTGTAGAGGCCGGATTCGTTAATGACAGCTAGGCTTTGCTTGCCGCCAGGGGTAGGAACTTTACGCAGACCCTTTTCGTCGTCATCAAGTCGGCGTATTTGCTCCGTGCCCATCTCAAGGATCTCGCACGCGTCCTTAGCCACGAACCAGATCGAACCGTCTTCGTGCAAGAGGGTCCTGATTTTGTGCTCTGCGCTGTTGTGGAATTGAAACGAAAATACGGTGGGCTGTGCTGCGGTTTCCATGGCTGTGCTCCTTTTGTGGGGGGGGGGGGGGGGGGGTATTGCCCCTTTGCGTCGCCAAACGCAAAAAGGGCGACCGTGCGGGTTGGCGAACCGGCCAAAAGGCAAACCGGCGAGCCCGAAGGCTCCCCACACAGCCGCCCAGACAAAGCAGAGCAGACCATGCTGGACACAAAAACACCGCCAAAAAACATGCGGCGGCTGTATCCGCCAATTGGTTCGGGTCGCCAAACCCGGCTGCCGGATTTTGCCGGCAGCATTGGCACCCTAGCCCGTGGCGGTTGGGTTGTCAAGAAAGGAACAGCCCTCTTTTTGAGGGTTCCCGTTTGGGAGCTTTTCCCATTTGGGAAGACTTGTCAACTCAAAGTTCAACGATGAAGAAATGCTTTTACTCCCCTCCCCTCATCCGCTTGGCCAGCCGCAGCGCCCTGCGGCCGACCTGCTTGGCCCATCTGCTGTCCAGCATCTCGCGGGCGGCCAGGGCGTAGTCCCCGGTCGCGACGGCCGCCAGCATCCTGCGAAACTTCAACAGACCGGCAAAGCCCAGGTTGAAGCACATGTTCGTCAGCACGTCCTGCCGGACCGGATCAAGCGCCGGGAACCAGGGCAGCACCGCAAGCGCCGCCCGACAGCGGGCGACGTCGTTTCGTAGCAGGACCAGCGCCTCTTCTTTTGTAATGCCGACGTCCTCGATGTTGCGGCCAACGCCAATGGTCAGCTTGCCGGCCGGGCAGCGGTAGGGCTTGAGCGCCAGCTCCTCGTCCTCTATCAGTTGTTTTTCCAGGTCCGTCATGGTCATTTTCCAAACCTTAGCCCGGCGATGAACGCCGCGCCAATCAGCCCGATAATGGTCAGAAAGGCGGGGAACAGCCCCCGCTCGAACGACCGCCGCACCTTCCGGCCAAAGCGCAGATCATCCTGGAACTCGGCAACCTGCGCCGGGTCGTGAATGTCCACGCCCAGGATGGCGAAGGTCTTGGCGACGGCCTTTTCCGCCGCCTCCACCGCCTGCGGACAGGGCGTTATTTGTGCTGGGTTGTTGCAGTCCATTGGCCCCCCGCTGTCAGTCTCTCCATGCGGCCCCGATCGTCGCGGAGCCAGGCCCACCACCCGCCGACCCGGACGCCCGCCCAAACGAGCGCCGCCTGCCGAATCCTGAACTTCTCGCACAGCCCCCGCAGCAGGGCATCGGCCAGCCCCCGGCCGATCGGCTCACGGCAATCACGCCACACCGCGCCGTCCCGGACCTGGTAGACGCCCGCTGGCATCCGTCCTCGGTGCCGGTAGATCAGATCATGGAACAGTGCCGGGGTGTCCATGACACCGTGAGGCGCGAGGCCCAGCACCGACCAGACCAGCCGGGGAATGCTGGCCCCGTCGGTGATTTCACCGGCGAAGGCTCGAATCCGGCGGAGCTTGCCCGCGTGGCAAAAAACCAGATCACCGTCCGTCTCCAGCCGCGACAACCGCGTCCCGACGGCCCGGAACGGCAGGTGCTCCTGGGGCTGCAGAATAATCGGTCGCTTCATTTTCCGGCCAGCCTCCGCAAAACGCCACTGGCCAGCTGCACCCAGGAGTTGCTTTTCCACTTCGGGTTCAGCGCGATGACCTCGGAGCCGATCAGCAGAGCAACGGAGGCGTAGGCTGTAATCTCTGTGAGTGTGAGTTCCATTTTCTTCTCCTTCTTAAGTTAGCTGATCTTGGTGATCATCAGCGTGCCGCTGAACGACCCGCCGGAAATCGTCACCGTGCAGCTGTTGCCACTACCGCTGCTGGTCGCCGTCAGGCTGGCGCTGGTCGGGTTTCCGCCGCCATCGCCGGAACACCAGGCGCTGCCCGATCCGCCGCCGGTCAGGGAGGCGGTCACCGTTGCCGCGGTGGCCGTCGCCGTGCCGGTCAGCTGGTAGGTATAGCTGCTCCCGCCGGCCGGGCCGGTGAATGTGCCCGAGCCGGTCACCGTGTGGACCGAAACGTCCGCTGTCGCCGGCGTCACGGTCAGTGCGCCGGAGAAGTTCAGATCCCCGAACGCCTCGCCGTGCCCCGTCAGCGCCGCGACCTTGAAATGGTGGGCATAGCTGCCCGTCATGGCCAGCCCGCCGATGGTCGCGGCCGGCTGGCTGCCCCGGTAGACAACGTTGCTTTGCGTTGGCGTGAAGCCGCTCGATGAGCCGCCGTAACACACCACATACTCCGCCGCGTTTGCCACCTCGTCCCACGACAGACTCACCCCGTTGGCCAGCCGGGCCTGAAAATCCACCGTTGCCGGCGCGGCCAGGGCCGCCACATTGACGGCCAGCGACGCCCGCGCCGTCGGTCCGCTGGCCGTGTTGGCCGACAGGTAAACGGTGAATGAATCCCACGGCCCGCCAGACAGCTCCAGCTCCTGCATGGTCACGCTGGTGCTAGTGCCCTCGGCGTCGGTCCCCAGCACCTCCTCGCCGCCGACCTCGATCGCCACATCGTAACTGGTCGCGCCGGAGTAGGCGCTCCAGCTCACAGAAATCCCGACGTCGCTGGTGACCACGGCCAGGCCGGTCGGCGCCGCCAGAAACGCATGGTCGTCCGTCTGGGCGCTGCCGGTTTGCAATACGCCGCTGCCGTTGTAGGGCGTTATCTTGACCGTGATGGTGCTGGCCGTGGTCGTGAATGCCTTGCTGTGGCTGGTGTAATTGTCCTCCAGCGTCGCGTAGCCGCCGCCCTCGTTCAGCTCGATCTTGACCTTGGCGGCCGATCCGGTCCAGGAGACGACGAACGCATGATCGCTGCCGCTCTCGCCCGTGTGGCTCAGCGACAGGCCCGACAGTAATGGCGGAGTGCCGACGCTGGAGCCGACAGCCGGAGCGGTGCCGGGGTCCGCGTAAACATCGTCGTTGATGACCCGCCCGCTGATTTTGATCTTGTCGCGCCCCTGCGGCTGAACCTTGTTCACCCGCACGAACATGGGCGCTTGTTCCGCCGGGCCGAACAGGTAGCGCGTGGCCTTCAGGTCGTGGTCGCTCAGCGGCAGCAGGGCCGGGATTGTGCCCACAACACAATGCGCGTAATCGGTGGGCGTCACGGTGTAGGGGCCGCCGCTGCCGCCGTCGGGCAGGCTGATGTAGAGCGCGCCCTCGGACGCCCCGCCGAAATCGACCGGCTCGGACAGCCAGATCAGCCCCGGTTCGACCGCCATGATCAGCCCGTCCTGGCCCCAATCAATCAGGGTGTTGGGCACGAGAATCTTGGACAGCAGGTTCGGGATGTGGCCGATCAGCCCGGTGGTGAACTCGACGGCCGTCCGCTCCAGCCGGTCCTGCCAGTAGAGAAACATGCCGATTTCGTATGCCTGCTGCCTGCTGGCGCAGCCGTCCAGGGTGATCTCGCTGGGGTTGTCCTCGCTGCCGCCGAGCGCCAGGCAGACGACATCCTCCTCGTCCCAGGTGCCGGGGTTGGTGTAGGTCACGTTGACGCAGGTCGGGCTGTCCGGCGTCCGGGGGCTGGTCGTGATCGTCAGGTCGGCAATGTTGTCGCGGGTGAAAACGCAGGTCGGCAGCGCCTGCAGCTCGTCGCGCACCACCGAGAACAGTCCGCCCGGCATGTAGGGCACGGCCCGGCCGCAGGTGGTGGCCATCGCCACCGCGTCCATGACCGATTGCACAGAGGTGAACCGATAGTCGAAATAATGCCCGGCCGCCTCCCAATCGCCCCGCAGATCGTAAAGCGCCGCGAAGTCGACGATGGCGTCGGCCTGTCGCCCGCCGTTGTCGGCCGTCACCATGTAGGCGCAGACATCGGCGATGGACCTGGAGGCCGTCAGGGTCGTCCCGAAGCCAGAAGCGGTCACCGGATAGAGCTTGCGGGTGCAGATCACGTTGATCTGGCTGGCGGCGTCGCCGCTCAGCTGGTCGCTGGCCTTGATCTTCGCCTCGATCAGCGTCACGTCACCATAATCGGGGTGCGGCCCGCCGTGGGCCCGCAGGCCGGACAGGGCCACCTTGTCCATGGCGCTGCTACTGGTGCTGGCCTCCGTGGTGCGGCAGACGCGGAACTCGTACCGGCCGGGGCCGAGCGGGGCGGCAATCTTCCGCGAGTAGCGTAGCGGATCCTTGCTTCGGGCCGTGAACGTCTGAGTCTCCAACGTGGTCCAGGCGCTGGTGCCCGTGCCGCTGGCGTCGACCGTCCGTGCCTCCGTCTGAATGGTCACGCTTTTGGAGCGCGCCTTGCCCTCCTTGTTGTAGCGCACCAGCCCGGCCGGGAAGGTCAGGTCGTACTCCAGGAAATACGCCTCGGTATCGACGGCCGACACAACGTAGGAAATCCAGTCGGTCTTCAGCTCCTGGTTGCTGGCCTCGTTGCAGGTCCAGACCACGTTCGGAATCAGCGCGGGCGACCCGCCCGGCGCCACGACCTGGTAGGAGCTGTCGGCGTAATCGGTCAGCGGGGTCTTCTCGATAAAGACGCCCTCCACGTCGTACCGGCCAACGCCGAGAATCCCCAGGAAGTAGAGGTATTGGTCGTTGTCGATGTTCTGGACATAGCACTGCTGCGCCAGATCGGGAAAAATCCGCTGGCGGCCGAACGACTCCGCGAATGGCTCGCCGATCCGCAGCCGGTTGCGCCCGGTGCTGAAGCTGTAAATGCTGCTCGGGGTGCCACGGTCGCCCGCGCTGCCCGGCGACATGGACATGGCATACACGAGCGACCCAATAGACAGCACCACAGCGATTATTGCGACGGCCAGCGCGCCGGGGATCTCGACGAACATCACCAGCGCCCCGGCCGGAAACGGGTCATCCCATTGCGCCCGGCCCCAGGCCTCGCCGTTTACCACCAGAACAACCGGCCGGGCAAACGATAGCCCGC from Desulfuromonas thiophila carries:
- a CDS encoding BRO-N domain-containing protein, with protein sequence METAAQPTVFSFQFHNSAEHKIRTLLHEDGSIWFVAKDACEILEMGTEQIRRLDDDEKGLRKVPTPGGKQSLAVINESGLYTLVLRSNKPQAKPFRKWITAEVLPTIRKTGSYSFVTQSQGPATSKEVVA
- a CDS encoding glycoside hydrolase family protein is translated as MTMTDLEKQLIEDEELALKPYRCPAGKLTIGVGRNIEDVGITKEEALVLLRNDVARCRAALAVLPWFPALDPVRQDVLTNMCFNLGFAGLLKFRRMLAAVATGDYALAAREMLDSRWAKQVGRRALRLAKRMRGGE
- a CDS encoding DUF1353 domain-containing protein; translated protein: MKRPIILQPQEHLPFRAVGTRLSRLETDGDLVFCHAGKLRRIRAFAGEITDGASIPRLVWSVLGLAPHGVMDTPALFHDLIYRHRGRMPAGVYQVRDGAVWRDCREPIGRGLADALLRGLCEKFRIRQAALVWAGVRVGGWWAWLRDDRGRMERLTAGGQWTATTQHK
- a CDS encoding host specificity factor TipJ family phage tail protein, which gives rise to MKLLHSTNPLNPADATAFEARDGSTPNQAIAECGLSFARPVVLVVNGEAWGRAQWDDPFPAGALVMFVEIPGALAVAIIAVVLSIGSLVYAMSMSPGSAGDRGTPSSIYSFSTGRNRLRIGEPFAESFGRQRIFPDLAQQCYVQNIDNDQYLYFLGILGVGRYDVEGVFIEKTPLTDYADSSYQVVAPGGSPALIPNVVWTCNEASNQELKTDWISYVVSAVDTEAYFLEYDLTFPAGLVRYNKEGKARSKSVTIQTEARTVDASGTGTSAWTTLETQTFTARSKDPLRYSRKIAAPLGPGRYEFRVCRTTEASTSSSAMDKVALSGLRAHGGPHPDYGDVTLIEAKIKASDQLSGDAASQINVICTRKLYPVTASGFGTTLTASRSIADVCAYMVTADNGGRQADAIVDFAALYDLRGDWEAAGHYFDYRFTSVQSVMDAVAMATTCGRAVPYMPGGLFSVVRDELQALPTCVFTRDNIADLTITTSPRTPDSPTCVNVTYTNPGTWDEEDVVCLALGGSEDNPSEITLDGCASRQQAYEIGMFLYWQDRLERTAVEFTTGLIGHIPNLLSKILVPNTLIDWGQDGLIMAVEPGLIWLSEPVDFGGASEGALYISLPDGGSGGPYTVTPTDYAHCVVGTIPALLPLSDHDLKATRYLFGPAEQAPMFVRVNKVQPQGRDKIKISGRVINDDVYADPGTAPAVGSSVGTPPLLSGLSLSHTGESGSDHAFVVSWTGSAAKVKIELNEGGGYATLEDNYTSHSKAFTTTASTITVKITPYNGSGVLQTGSAQTDDHAFLAAPTGLAVVTSDVGISVSWSAYSGATSYDVAIEVGGEEVLGTDAEGTSTSVTMQELELSGGPWDSFTVYLSANTASGPTARASLAVNVAALAAPATVDFQARLANGVSLSWDEVANAAEYVVCYGGSSSGFTPTQSNVVYRGSQPAATIGGLAMTGSYAHHFKVAALTGHGEAFGDLNFSGALTVTPATADVSVHTVTGSGTFTGPAGGSSYTYQLTGTATATAATVTASLTGGGSGSAWCSGDGGGNPTSASLTATSSGSGNSCTVTISGGSFSGTLMITKIS